The Hevea brasiliensis isolate MT/VB/25A 57/8 chromosome 9, ASM3005281v1, whole genome shotgun sequence nucleotide sequence atcattattgcCTGCTCGCTGATTTCCATGGCTTCTCTTGTGGAAATTGAGAGGTACAATCTGATACCACTCTCAGTGACTTGTCTATGTGCTCGCCCCTGCCGTCCTTTATCGaagaaaaccctaattcatgctcGACGATGTTCGAAATTAAACCTCAAGCTGGtcttgaatggatccaaggctaCGTTTCCGGTCAACGCAAACAGCATTTCAGCGATGCGCCACTTGGTTTCGGCCGTTGCCAGATCTGAGCCAGATAGGCTTGGCCAGGAAGACGTTAAAGAGGTACTTTTAACTTCATCTACATTCATATAACCTCATAGTGAATATAATTGGTGCTTCTTGCGGTTCATATTATGTTTTAGTTATAGCAATTAAATTCCCATTTGGAAATTTTTTGGCATTCACTATATATCAATATGGAACTTGTGCTTAAAGAGTAGGAAGATGTTTTCACCATTTCAATTTCGGTTTTGAGTATAAGACAAAGCGAATTTTACCAGTATTTGTTGAAGTGATTGATGAAGATTGTTAACTTGGAATCACGATGGCGCTTAATATAATTCAGTACATGCAGTTTACATATGTTGTTTCATTAGTTCCTTTGTATGTATTGATAATTGAATGGGATTACTGAAATGGGGTTAGTTGTAGGAAGTCGACAATGGCTATAAATTACCGGAAAAAGAGGGAATTGTCTCAGAGCCTCAACAGAAAGGGAGTCAGTTGAGGAAAAGAATTGTTTTTGGGCTTGGGATTGGATTTTCTGCTGGAGGTGTTGTCTTGGCTGGAGGATGGGTTTTCACTTTGGCCTTcgcagctattgtatttgttgGTGCTCGTGAGTACTTTGAATTGGTTAGAAGTCGTGGAATTGCAGCAGGGATGACACCTCCTCCTCGTTATGCCTCACGAGTTTGCTCTGTTATATGTGCTGTCATGCCTCTAATTACCTTGTAAGATTGGCAACTTGCCTTAAATTCTTGTGCTAACTCAACTGAGAATCCATTGCTTCTTGACTGTCACTTTTCTGAGCTGTTTCTTTCTTAGGTTTAAGGGCATATCTTATATTAGTTGCTGATTGGTATATTCTAATACATGGTCAGGTATTTTGGTCAGATTGACATTCCAGTGACTTTTGCTGCTTTTGTTGTGGCAATGTCATTGCTTCTGCAAAGAGGGAATCCTCGCTTTGCTCAGCTTAGTAGTACTATGTTTGGGTTATTTTATTGCGGCTATCTTCCTTGTTTCTGGGTCAAGCTTCGGTGTGGGTTGGCAGTCCCAGCCTTGAACACTAGTAAGAATATATTTTTAATCATAATTGGTGGGTAACTTGATTTGCCTAATATTGTCATGCAATAACATCCTTCTCTCATTTCACTCATGGTTAGCAAATTATAATGTATGAAACGCTGATGAAATTTGGCCTATTCATGTATTTCATGTGTTCAGTGTTCACACGTTTAAAAATAATGATTCTGCAGTATCATAGCAATGGTTCTTTGGTTATTGAGAGCATGAATTTAAGTCAATTGTGTATGAAATATGATGTGGATTAATGTAACATATAGAGTTTTTCAATCATAACTCGAGCTTTTAGATAAGATGCTCTAACCAATAAGAATGAGCAATTTCTAAATCCAACGCATCAATCCCATTTGTTGTACTTATCTCTGTTTcagttttcctttattttctgtTGGACCTGCATATGAAGAGATTAAGGATGAGAATCTCATTTTCTCTAAATGAAATATGGTATGATGTTAAATGATGCATGGAGATGATGGGCTGGATTTTCTAACGCTATTTCTttcaaattaaaatcaaaattatccCATTTAATGTTGTCTGCTTTTTGTTTGGCAGGAATAGGAGCATTATGGCCTGTTCTTTTTGGAGGCCAAGCTCATTGGACTGTGGGCCTTGTGGCAACCCTGATTTGTTTTAGCTGCATCATAGCTGCTGATACGTTTGCTTTTATAGGTGGCAAGGTATTTGGACTTTTGAAATAGTTCTAGATATTCAGTATACTAGAAGCAATAATTATCACGTCTGATGATATATGTAAAGGAAAAGGAATATTAATCCAAATCACAAACATGCATCTGCAAATATGCAAACACGCTTATGTACATGTATATTATCTCCTGCTTTTGTCACATAATTTTTTTCCTAGCCATTAATTTGCAAAATGTACTAAAATTATGGCTCATTTTGACTCTTTACCTTTCAGGAAACTTGGGTCAAATCTGTTATTCCTAAAGCctatttcaattttaaaatattttcattgaaAATTGTCCCCCTAATTATTGAGTTTATCATTCATAACAAAAATGATCATCGCAATGGTTTCCACTGTAAATTTAAACTGAAATTGTAGTATCAACAGCCAAAGCTATTTTCTGAAATAGAAGGATAATGATGAAATATGATTAATGCATTGGAAAACAGAATTCCTTTCTTCTTTGAGTTATATGAACATGCCAAGTATTCAATTTACATGGTTGCTGGATTGTGGAATTAGGCTATCTGGTTAAGAAATGGTGCATTGACATCATCATATTCTTCTATGGTGCATTGACATCATCATATTCTTCTTGTCATTCTAATACATTTTTATTcttcttcttaatttttttatatcacTTTCATCTTCATTCTCTTTCCCTGTTCATCCTATTGTTGAATAGTATGAGACAGTTTTCCTAGTCTAATGCAGGCATTTGGGAGGACACCATTAACTAGTATTAGTCCAAAGAAGACATGGGAAGGGACTATTGCAGGCTTGGGTGGCTGTATAGCAACTTCTGTGATACTATCAAAGATTTTGTCCTGGCCAACATCATTGCTAAGGTATTCAATCGTTGTTGGCATGGTACCAAGTCATTCTAAAATATTTTCTCTCACACAGACACACACTCAAACAAATGCATATTTCTTATCAATAAAATTTTGTGGGTCAATTATTCCAGGAAGCATTAATATAAGCAGGCccattatgaatgcaaaatttgcagTTTGCTAAAATATCCAGTGGAATTggataataataagaaaatattGCACCATGTATGTTATTAAACTATTAATGCGTAAATGTCTCAGTGGTGTGTCTATAACTCTATATGTGTAAATAGGGTAACATGTACAAACCTTTTCAATGTCCAAGAGCTTTTAATCTCTACTACCAATGGGTAAACCTACATACAATGCAAATAAACTAGGGACATATTTTCATCTGCTTTGTTCAGCAAATTGTTTCATGCTTTGTCAGGCATGCCTGATAGCTGCACTGAAAGAGTCGAATGTTGGACGtgcatttatttattaatttttctttgtaaggATTCAATACCGATTTTAATGCAGTATTATGATGTGTTATCCTGTTTTAATTTTCACATGCATGCTTTGCATGCTAAGAATGTCCCTCTAAGTAGCTGAGGTTAGTTGCAGAAGAAATGCTTAGTGAGtttaatcatttatttttctttctgtTAAGCAAATGAAATAAATAGGTGACTTTGTAATGGAAGTCATGATATGGTAATGTGCTGGCATATACAAAGTCAATCATTTCATCTATTTAGAAATTAGAAAATCTTGGAAAGTAATATTTGTTGATCTGGTTTTATCTTCTGTTGGAACAACTTGAATCGTCCTTTAAAAGATAAGAAATATGTGAACTtacattatttattgatttggaaTATATCAAAGGGAATTTGACATTTGCTTTTCAATGGCTGCCAGTGCAATAGCTTTTGGGTTTCTGAATTTCTTTGGGTCAATATTTGGTGATCTTACGGAATCAATGATCAAACGAGATGCAGGTGTCAAGGACTCTGGTTCTCTCATACCTGGACACGGTAATGACTTCCAGCTCATGTTAAACTTCTCAGATCAGACATTTTTctgaaagaatttttttttcatatgatacttgttttatcttttttttttttttttttttttttttggagataCATAGCtagtttaatatgttgtttgtgtGCTCAATGAAAATCTTTgtagttgctttttttttttttttttggtttacaTCATCCTCTTGGATATTGTGACGTCACCAAAATTTCTCTTAGTATTCATTTTCAGCCCTTCCCACTGTTTCCATATGACTTGAAACAATCGAAGTATGAAGAAGGTCAAAAAACATAATGGACATCTGTAGCTAAGGGCTTTTTGTTATGAAGAAGGAATGCTCAATGAATGCAGTGATTATAGCTGTATGGTAATTTCTTCAGTTCATGGCTTTCCTTTGAAGATCACAGTAGTCTTATCATAATTTTGTGGATTGCATGGAATCCTTGGAATACGTAGGTTCTGCTCTGCCTGTTGTTATTAATGAAGAGAATAGGAGCTATGATAATGTATAGGGGTAAAACATTATAAATAGGGAGCATTGTAACTGATGAGGGTCAGCCAAGAACTGAACAatacaaagcacttctctctctatttttctttctttctctacCCTTCTTTCTCTCTCCCAAACTCTCCTAagtaacaaattggtatcagagccctgTTCGAGGATGGGCTTTGCTTCCAAATGAGTTGTTGGAGTCGCAAACAATTCCAGATCAGGGGCTACCTTCACAAATTCCaggtttctttcttcttcttcttcttcttctgtttcctttttcttcctttcttctttctcatTCTTTCTTGTTCTCCTTCTTTATtgaaattctcttcttcttccttccattctttttttctttcttgaaaTCCAGATTTCTTTCTCTTTATATTTCTTTCTTCCTTCTCTAATTCTCTGCAATGTCTTCTTTCTCTTTTCCttaatttctttcttttcccaAGAAACCTGAAATTAGGGTTTCTTTCTTGAATTTCTTCTCTGTTTCAAATCCTTTCATTTTCAACTCTTTTACCCAATTTTCTTGAAAATAAATCTTTCCCTTCTGTTTTTGTTGTAACCCACACTAAGCCCTTTTACTATTAGGCCATGGAAATAGAACCTTGGCGGCAACAGATCATTCTGGGTCTGATTGAACGTTTGCAAAGAAATATTAAAAGACAAAATGAGTTTTTAGAAAAAAGGGATTGGAGATGGGAAACGTTTTAGAAGCCAATTTAAGATGCAGAAACCAACAACTGTGTAATTGAGAATTCTTGGAATAATGGCTGTAAAATGGGATTGCTGGTTCAAAACAGAGAGACAAGGGATTTTGATGTTAAAGAGATTGATATTATTAGTGATGAAGAGAAGACTGTTCAAGAATTTCAACCTGAATATTCAGAGGAGATTGTTCAGGAATTTCAAAGTTTTGAAGCTGATATAAATGGTGCAAATGGTGAGAATAATCTAGGTTTTGAGAATTGGAACAATGGAGGTGAATTGGGATTGCCAATTCGAGGAAAGACCGTTGTAGGCCAAGTTGGAAAAACAGATCTCCGGCGATCAAAAACAAATTTCTACAGAGTATTGGACAGAGCATATATTGATGGATCGCTGCTATATTGCAACTATGTCACTGTTTTAATAAACATGAATTTCTGATTGACTTGAGTGTGGAAATTGAGGATTTGGTAACTATTCAAGATGCTCTAGAATCTCTCACCAAGATGTACCAAATTACAGATTTTGGAACAAAGTTTGGACGTGACAATTGTAAGGAGGAAGAGGAGCGACAATTTATGATAGACCAGGCTCCTACAAGGCAAGGGGATCATCATTTATTGAGAAGATTGGCAAGCATATAGAGTTTCCATTAGATTGGACTTGAAACCCTACACCAATGGCAGTCAAGGGAGTAATGACAGTCAAGCACATTTGAAGTCTCATCTTTAAGCAACTATGGTACATAATGGATTTTTATCCACTTGTGGGCATTACCTTTGCTACATGTCTGGGCATTATTTTTGCTACATGCAGGCCTTTCCAACCACATGATATAAGCTAGACGACTTAAAGGTAATTAAGGTTGCTGAAGAGGTTGGTTTTGGGTTTCATGGTTATGATTTGGAGTTTGGTTCCTCTAAGATTTTACTTCTCAAAGAGGATGAGTGTGTGAGAAGTGGCAaagaaataaaatcaaaattaagattCTGTCGTTGGAGGGAGAATGTGCAATGGCTAAATAAGACAACACATTACACTTGGAAGGGAAATATAGTCCAGATAAATGCTTTCTACCAATCAAGTTCTAGCATTCAAGTGCAGCTTTAACCTTAGCATTCAAGATGCTTGAACAgaagaatttttctttttttcatggAACCTTTTCATATTCATTCTTGAGGATAGGAATGATTTCAAGAGGTGGGGAATGTTATGATAATGAAGAGAATAGGAGCTATGATAATGTATAGGAGTAAAATATTGTAAATAGGGAGCATTGTAACTAATGAGGGTcagccaagaattgaattaggggtgagcactattcggtttaaatcgaaaaactgaaccgaacctcCTTAGTTTGGTAATTCAGTTCGGTTTTTGATATAATTCagttcggttcagttcggttctatattttaaaaatttcgattatttctgttcggttcggttttttagaaaaaaaaccgGTTTGAACCAAATCAAACCGaatagtattttttatttttgaattaatttatttttatgaggaatttatgaattatatgtaattttatatatataaattgcttaatttcattgattaatggttattaggttcaaattaaatttaaaatcaaatcaaataacttgaaaatcaagtctaaattaaaaaataagcaAATTCGGATCCGATCGGTTTGAATCGAACCAAACTGAAATAAagtgattcggttcgattcgattttttatttatttcagttcggttcggttcagttctaAAATATAGTAATTCGGTTTTGGTAATTtaatttggttcggttcggttcgaaccgaatgctcacccctaaatTGAATAATACAAAGCACTGTTCTCTctattcttctctctctctacttctttctctctccctttctcttcCCTTCTTTCTCGATATCCTTCTTCTGCAGGTTTGGGTCTTCAAAACTCTGCTTCGTAACACCCGTGCccagagaaaagggagaggtgaTTAATTAGGGTTACTAGAACCCTGAATTTTGTCTGTGTTCCAATGTTCTTAGTATACTTTCTGAATATAATTTAAAACCCTAAACAAGGCCCTGTTGTATGTGCTCCAATTCTATTGATGAATGAAACTAGAGAAAACACGCA carries:
- the LOC110654906 gene encoding phosphatidate cytidylyltransferase 4, chloroplastic isoform X1, with the protein product MASLVEIERYNLIPLSVTCLCARPCRPLSKKTLIHARRCSKLNLKLVLNGSKATFPVNANSISAMRHLVSAVARSEPDRLGQEDVKEEVDNGYKLPEKEGIVSEPQQKGSQLRKRIVFGLGIGFSAGGVVLAGGWVFTLAFAAIVFVGAREYFELVRSRGIAAGMTPPPRYASRVCSVICAVMPLITLYFGQIDIPVTFAAFVVAMSLLLQRGNPRFAQLSSTMFGLFYCGYLPCFWVKLRCGLAVPALNTSKNIFLIIIGIGALWPVLFGGQAHWTVGLVATLICFSCIIAADTFAFIGGKAFGRTPLTSISPKKTWEGTIAGLGGCIATSVILSKILSWPTSLLSAIAFGFLNFFGSIFGDLTESMIKRDAGVKDSGSLIPGHGGILDRVDSYIFTGALAYSFVKTFLPLYGV
- the LOC110654906 gene encoding phosphatidate cytidylyltransferase 4, chloroplastic isoform X2, with product MASLVEIERYNLIPLSVTCLCARPCRPLSKKTLIHARRCSKLNLKLVLNGSKATFPVNANSISAMRHLVSAVARSEPDRLGQEDVKEEVDNGYKLPEKEGIVSEPQQKGSQLRKRIVFGLGIGFSAGGVVLAGGWVFTLAFAAIVFVGAREYFELVRSRGIAAGMTPPPRYASRVCSVICAVMPLITLYFGQIDIPVTFAAFVVAMSLLLQRGNPRFAQLSSTMFGLFYCGYLPCFWVKLRCGLAVPALNTRIGALWPVLFGGQAHWTVGLVATLICFSCIIAADTFAFIGGKAFGRTPLTSISPKKTWEGTIAGLGGCIATSVILSKILSWPTSLLSAIAFGFLNFFGSIFGDLTESMIKRDAGVKDSGSLIPGHGGILDRVDSYIFTGALAYSFVKTFLPLYGV